A stretch of the Notolabrus celidotus isolate fNotCel1 chromosome 3, fNotCel1.pri, whole genome shotgun sequence genome encodes the following:
- the srgn gene encoding serglycin — MKLLLFVVISCLALHNGKGAPRTAVYKFLRCNPEGDQANCVTQQSPEMAWSPELPAKLPSSTAQYLEAEPVEDEKPDREGEEEDEVELEVEDETPMLGEEGESPAVYFYEEASGAYEGSAYEGSFMADKAIESGSGASSTDKYFGLQKGESRGMRRLFGSRFLVGEAKPEEQELKEDHLLV, encoded by the exons atgaagctgctgctgttcgTCGTCATCTCTTGCCTCGCCTTACATAACGGAAAGG GAGCTCCCAGGACAGCTGTGTATAAGTTTTTGAGATGTAACCCTGAGGGCGACCAGGCCAACTGTGTGACTCAACAAAGTCCAGAAATGGCATGGAGTCCCGAGCTACCTGCCAAACTGCCTTCTTCAACTGCACAGTACCT AGAGGCAGAGCCTGTGGAGGATGAAAAACCAGAcagagaaggggaggaggaagatgaggtgGAGTTGGAGGTGGAGGATGAAACACCCATGCTGGGTGAAGAAGGGGAGTCACCTGCGGTTTACTTCTATGAGGAAGCGTCTGGAGCTTATGAAGGCTCTGCATATGAAGGATCCTTCATGGCAGACAAGGCCATTGAGTCAGGCTCTGGTGCGTCCTCAACAGACAAATACTTTGGGCTTCAGAAAG GGGAATCAAGGGGCATGAGGCGGTTGTTCGGAAGCCGATTTCTGGTTGGTGAAGCAAAACCAGAAGAGCAGGAACTGAAAGAAGACCACCTGCTGGTGTAG
- the vps26a gene encoding vacuolar protein sorting-associated protein 26A encodes MSFLGGLFGPVCEIDVLLNDAENRKTAELKTEEGKVEKHYLFYDGESVSGKVNLNVKQGGKRLEHQGIRIEFVGQIELFSDKSNTHEFVDLVKELALPGELAQNRSYDFEFMQVEKPYESYTGANVRLRYFLRVTIVRRLSDLVKEYELIVHQLATYPDVNNSIKMEVGIEDCLHIEFEYNKSKYHLKDVIVGKIYFLLVRIKIQHMELQLIKKEITGIGPSTTTETETVAKYEIMDGAPVKGESIPIRLFLAGYDLTPTMRDVNKKFSVRYFLNLVLVDEEDRRYFKQQEIVLWRKAPEKMRKRNFHQRYESPEPRPQPVTAEQPEM; translated from the exons ATG AGTTTCCTAGGGGGTTTGTTTGGGCCGGTGTGTGAGATAGATGTCCTGCTGAACGACgcagaaaacagaaagacagccgagctgaaaacagaagaaggaAAAGTGGAGAAACACTACCTTTTCTACGATGGAGAGTCTGTGTCTGGCAAG GTGAATCTGAATGTGAAGCAGGGGGGGAAGCGCTTAGAGCATCAAGGCATTCGCATCGAGTTTGTCGGACAGATAG AGCTTTTTTCTGACAAGAGCAACACCCATGAGTTTGTGGACTTGGTGAAAGAGTTGGCCCTACCCGGAGAACTTGCCCAGAACAGGAGCTACGACTTTGAGTTCATGCAGGTGGAGAAGCCTTACGAGTCCTACACCGGAGCCAATGTTAGGCTAAG GTATTTCCTCCGGGTGACAATAGTCCGTCGTCTGTCTGACTTAGTGAAAGAGTACGAGCTGATTGTCCACCAGTTAGCCACCTACCCAGACGTCAACAACTCGATCAAGATGGAGGTCGGAATAGAAGACTGTCTGCACATTGAGTTTGagtacaacaaatcaaa ATATCATCTGAAGGACGTGATTGTTGGGAAGATCTACTTCCTGCTGGTCAGGATCAAGATCCAACACATGGAGCTGCAGCTAATCAAGAAGGAGATAACAGGCATAG GTCCCAGTACTACCACTGAAACGGAGACAGTTGCAAAGTATGAGATCATGGATGGTGCTCCAGTTAAAGGAGAATCAATCCCCATCAGACTGTTTCTTGCAG GATATGACTTGACACCCACCATGAGGGACGTCAACAAGAAGTTTTCTGTACGTTACTTCCTTAATCTGGTGTTGGTGGATGAAGAGGACAGAAGATACtttaaacagcag GAGATTGTTTTGTGGAGAAAAGCTCCAGAGAAGATGAGGAAAAGAAACTTTCATCAGCGCTACGAGTCTCCGGAGCCCCGACCCCAGCCGGTTACTGCAGAGCAACCAGAGATGTGA